Proteins from a single region of Runella sp. SP2:
- a CDS encoding ABC transporter ATP-binding protein, translating into MLQITNLHKSYGGHLVLQVPSLFLKEGIHWFKGANGSGKTTFFRTLAGMLPFEGEIKMGTWDIRKNPIDYRLHINYGEAEPDYPEFLTANDLIQFVAKAKKASKKQVDELIELLGIEPFLYQPSGTYSSGMLKKTSLAIAFLGQPKVIILDEPLITIDDATVQKVYELVQMYHAQGVTFLLSSHQDFRFEALPIKQLFEVKDKKITELPPPRGENDRH; encoded by the coding sequence ATGCTTCAAATTACCAATCTACACAAATCTTACGGAGGGCATCTGGTACTTCAGGTGCCCTCTCTCTTTTTAAAAGAAGGAATCCATTGGTTTAAAGGGGCGAATGGGTCGGGGAAAACGACATTTTTTAGGACGTTGGCGGGTATGTTGCCTTTTGAGGGTGAAATTAAAATGGGGACTTGGGATATTCGTAAAAATCCCATTGACTACCGATTGCACATCAATTATGGCGAAGCAGAACCTGATTATCCTGAGTTTTTGACCGCCAATGACCTGATTCAATTTGTGGCAAAGGCAAAAAAAGCGTCGAAAAAACAAGTGGATGAACTGATTGAACTACTTGGCATTGAACCATTTTTGTACCAACCATCAGGAACTTATTCGAGCGGAATGCTTAAAAAGACATCGTTGGCAATTGCGTTTTTGGGACAACCCAAAGTGATTATTTTGGACGAACCTCTCATCACGATTGATGATGCTACTGTGCAAAAGGTGTATGAACTTGTGCAAATGTACCATGCCCAAGGTGTGACTTTTTTGCTTTCTTCGCACCAAGATTTTCGATTTGAAGCCTTACCCATCAAGCAATTGTTTGAAGTAAAAGACAAAAAAATCACGGAACTGCCGCCGCCTCGGGGCGAAAATGACCGCCACTGA
- a CDS encoding Gfo/Idh/MocA family protein, translating into MFTRRDFLKSTAIGGASSLISINPLLAATRPKKDKLGIALVGLGYYSTDLLAPALQLTKNCELMGIVTGTPSKAETWQKKFNLKDKNIYNYQNFDQIANNPDIDVVYVVLPPSMHREFVVRAAKAGKQVFCEKPMAPSVADCEAMIKACADNKVKLAIGYRCQHDPNTQAYMKFAKEKTFGKVRMVTCGAGYFDARTTHWKQNKALGGGVMGDMGVYAIQGARLAVGEEPTSVSAQFHTTRPDIYKEVEETATFQLEFPSGALAACHTSFGINMNYLQANCEKGWFKMEPFSSYNGNKGSSPQGPIDFPLQSQQAKQLDDDTDALIKGIPLIAPGEEGLRDIRIVEAVYKSVANGGKKITI; encoded by the coding sequence ATGTTCACGCGTCGTGATTTTCTAAAAAGCACTGCCATCGGTGGGGCTTCTTCTTTGATTTCGATTAACCCACTTTTGGCGGCGACTCGTCCCAAAAAGGACAAACTTGGAATTGCCTTGGTGGGTCTCGGTTATTACAGCACCGATTTGCTCGCTCCTGCCCTTCAACTTACCAAAAACTGTGAGCTGATGGGTATTGTCACAGGGACTCCCTCCAAAGCAGAAACGTGGCAAAAGAAATTTAACCTCAAGGACAAAAACATCTACAATTATCAGAATTTTGACCAAATCGCCAACAATCCTGACATCGACGTAGTATATGTCGTGCTTCCTCCGAGTATGCACCGCGAATTTGTCGTTCGGGCTGCCAAGGCAGGTAAACAGGTATTTTGTGAAAAACCCATGGCACCTAGTGTAGCCGATTGTGAAGCAATGATTAAAGCCTGTGCCGATAACAAAGTAAAACTCGCCATCGGATACCGTTGTCAACACGACCCAAATACCCAAGCTTACATGAAGTTTGCCAAAGAAAAAACGTTTGGTAAAGTACGAATGGTAACGTGTGGCGCAGGGTATTTCGACGCCCGTACGACCCATTGGAAACAGAACAAAGCCCTTGGCGGTGGTGTGATGGGCGACATGGGTGTGTATGCCATTCAAGGTGCGCGCTTGGCAGTAGGTGAAGAACCAACGTCGGTTTCGGCCCAATTCCACACAACTCGCCCAGACATTTACAAAGAAGTTGAGGAAACTGCGACGTTTCAATTGGAGTTTCCAAGTGGCGCTTTGGCCGCTTGTCATACCAGTTTTGGTATCAATATGAACTACTTGCAAGCCAATTGCGAAAAAGGTTGGTTTAAAATGGAACCGTTTTCGAGCTACAATGGCAACAAAGGAAGCAGCCCACAAGGGCCAATTGATTTTCCTTTGCAAAGCCAACAAGCCAAGCAATTGGACGATGATACAGACGCACTTATCAAAGGTATTCCATTAATAGCGCCAGGCGAAGAAGGGCTACGGGATATTCGCATCGTTGAGGCCGTTTATAAGTCGGTGGCAAATGGCGGGAAGAAAATTACCATTTAG
- a CDS encoding DNA polymerase III subunit gamma/tau, protein MADNFVVSARKYRPITFDSVVGQSHITTTLKNAIRTNHLAQAFLFCGPRGVGKTTNARILAKTINCQSLTDEIEPCGECESCVAFQNNASFNVHELDAASNNSVDDIRNLIDQVRYPPQTGKYKIYIIDEVHMLSSSAFNAFLKTLEEPPSYAIFILATTEKHKILPTILSRCQIFDFNRIQPRDIADHLEHIAQKEGISTEREALELIAQKADGGLRDALSMFDLNVTFSTDDTVRYKDVLENLHILDYDYYFRLTDALLASDVSQTLLIFNEIIKKGFDGHLFVVGMLEHFRNLLVAKDPATVQLLEVSEMAKNKYLDQSARASVSFLLSALSVGSQCDINYKAAKQQRLHVEICLMKLAKIPEVLDLNTLSGDEKKKPSLTENTPVTVQKAATPKPVASLPSPSVAAETPPPYPQNGLPGALGKLRSTVNISAQPQPVEETKPVTKTKETPTVAAEVPATWEDQSFTTEELQQTWDAFSRFREQNGGAVSEQIMLNREFKIEGTTIELILDNLHQEVLLNDVKPELLGYLRRHLKNRQIQISYRIAPNEVKRNPYTPLEKFNTLAEKNPSLLELQRLLGLDVDF, encoded by the coding sequence ATGGCAGACAATTTTGTAGTTTCGGCGCGGAAATATCGCCCCATTACTTTTGACTCAGTTGTTGGGCAGTCACACATTACGACTACCCTCAAAAACGCCATTCGTACCAACCACCTCGCTCAAGCTTTCTTGTTTTGTGGGCCACGTGGCGTGGGCAAAACAACCAACGCCCGTATTTTGGCCAAAACCATTAACTGTCAGAGCCTTACTGACGAGATTGAGCCTTGTGGCGAGTGCGAAAGTTGCGTGGCTTTTCAAAACAATGCTTCATTTAACGTTCACGAATTGGATGCTGCCTCCAATAACTCCGTGGATGATATTCGTAACTTGATTGACCAAGTACGCTACCCGCCCCAAACGGGAAAGTACAAAATATACATCATTGACGAGGTGCACATGCTTTCGTCGTCGGCTTTTAATGCTTTTCTAAAAACGTTGGAAGAACCGCCGAGCTACGCCATTTTTATTTTGGCAACCACTGAAAAGCATAAAATACTCCCAACGATTTTGTCGCGTTGTCAAATCTTTGATTTTAACCGCATACAACCACGCGACATTGCCGATCATCTTGAGCACATTGCCCAAAAAGAAGGTATTTCGACCGAACGGGAGGCACTCGAACTCATCGCCCAAAAAGCGGATGGAGGGCTTAGAGACGCCCTTTCGATGTTTGACTTAAATGTCACCTTTTCGACAGATGATACTGTTCGGTACAAAGATGTTCTCGAAAACCTCCACATTCTCGACTACGACTATTATTTCCGATTGACGGATGCCCTGCTTGCAAGTGATGTCTCACAAACGTTGTTAATTTTTAATGAAATTATCAAAAAAGGTTTCGACGGGCACTTGTTTGTGGTAGGGATGCTGGAGCATTTCCGTAATTTGCTGGTAGCCAAAGACCCTGCAACAGTTCAGCTGCTCGAAGTATCCGAAATGGCTAAAAACAAATATTTAGACCAGTCGGCAAGGGCTTCAGTGTCGTTTCTACTTTCTGCACTAAGTGTTGGAAGTCAATGCGATATAAATTACAAAGCGGCTAAACAACAGCGACTGCACGTGGAAATATGCCTGATGAAACTGGCAAAAATCCCTGAAGTTCTGGATTTGAATACGCTGTCGGGCGACGAAAAAAAAAAGCCTAGTCTGACCGAAAATACCCCAGTAACTGTTCAGAAAGCTGCTACTCCTAAACCCGTTGCCTCCCTTCCAAGTCCAAGTGTTGCGGCAGAAACTCCCCCTCCCTACCCTCAAAACGGCTTACCAGGCGCTTTGGGAAAACTCCGTTCTACGGTCAATATCTCTGCGCAGCCCCAGCCAGTAGAGGAGACAAAACCAGTCACAAAAACCAAAGAAACTCCTACAGTTGCGGCAGAAGTGCCTGCAACTTGGGAAGACCAGTCTTTTACAACCGAAGAACTTCAACAAACATGGGACGCGTTTTCTCGTTTTCGTGAGCAAAATGGGGGTGCTGTCAGCGAGCAAATTATGCTCAATCGTGAATTTAAAATTGAGGGAACTACGATTGAATTAATTTTAGACAACTTACACCAAGAGGTTCTGCTCAACGACGTGAAACCCGAATTGCTGGGGTATTTACGTCGCCATCTTAAAAATCGGCAAATTCAAATTTCGTACCGCATTGCGCCCAACGAAGTAAAGCGTAATCCCTATACACCGCTCGAAAAGTTCAATACATTAGCTGAGAAAAACCCCTCTCTTCTCGAACTCCAGCGACTCCTTGGTTTGGATGTTGATTTTTAA
- a CDS encoding PhoH family protein — protein MVEKVISLENVSLLDFLGVENNHIREVAAAFPMSKIISRGNEIRVMGTPPEILRISDILESLIQHYQKYGKITHENVRHYLTANGGSIAPPHVLQDEKDVIVYGTRGIVVRAKTANQQLMVEKAAQHDLMFAVGPAGTGKTYTAVALAVQALKEKKVKKLIITRPAVEAGENLGFLPGDLKEKIDPYLRPIYDALEDMIQTEKLKFYLENNIIEIAPLAYMRGRTLNNAFILLDEAQNTTPSQMKMFLTRMGPSSKVIITGDKTQVDLPKNQQSGLRDALETLRHVKDIAFVELDGRDVIRHRLVKDILDAYEKKEK, from the coding sequence TTGGTCGAAAAAGTAATTTCCCTAGAAAATGTGTCGCTCTTAGACTTTTTGGGCGTTGAAAACAACCACATTAGAGAAGTGGCCGCCGCCTTTCCGATGAGTAAAATCATATCGCGCGGCAACGAAATTAGGGTAATGGGTACTCCTCCCGAAATCCTTCGTATAAGTGACATTCTTGAGTCATTGATCCAGCACTATCAAAAGTACGGCAAAATTACCCACGAAAACGTACGTCATTATCTTACTGCTAACGGTGGCTCTATTGCTCCACCCCACGTTCTTCAAGACGAGAAAGATGTGATTGTGTATGGTACTCGCGGGATTGTGGTACGGGCCAAAACTGCCAACCAACAACTGATGGTGGAAAAAGCAGCCCAACATGATTTGATGTTTGCCGTTGGTCCAGCAGGTACAGGAAAAACCTATACCGCAGTGGCGCTTGCTGTTCAGGCCCTCAAAGAGAAAAAAGTCAAAAAACTCATCATTACCCGTCCTGCGGTGGAAGCAGGCGAAAATCTTGGTTTTCTCCCTGGTGACCTTAAAGAAAAAATAGACCCGTATTTACGGCCTATTTATGATGCCTTGGAAGACATGATTCAAACCGAGAAGCTGAAGTTCTATTTGGAAAACAATATCATTGAGATTGCCCCGTTAGCCTACATGAGGGGACGTACACTCAATAATGCCTTCATTCTGTTGGATGAAGCCCAGAATACGACTCCTTCGCAAATGAAAATGTTTTTGACGCGGATGGGCCCTAGCTCAAAAGTGATTATTACGGGGGATAAAACGCAAGTGGATCTTCCTAAAAACCAACAGTCTGGTTTACGGGATGCCCTTGAAACCCTCCGCCACGTCAAAGACATTGCTTTTGTAGAGTTGGACGGACGCGACGTCATTCGCCACCGTTTGGTGAAAGACATTTTGGATGCGTACGAAAAGAAAGAAAAATAA
- a CDS encoding asparagine synthetase B, producing the protein MDDKQTNHLKAYGVAYWELKADREVNWLLNYRGGSFMMNYSTVLERECRLRGVSYEVISDANAKSILAQIAHPDVNMDAVKLHKAARIVVYSPIKVSTSSFEDTDAVLLVLKYAEIPFEIVYDEEILKGDLAKYDWLHLHHEDFTGQFGRNRRRMTVADVQAQENIAKKYGYKKVSQLKLDVARSIKGFCAGGGYLFAMCSGAESLDVALAAEGVDIVPSIFDGDGVDPKAQSKLDFGKTIAFENFVLELNNDDDYRGGGMSFSSINSSSGQGWGDETTNYFSLFDFSAKWDVIPSMLVQNHENLIREFFGQTTAFNKKTVKSSALVMGQSKSSDRYIYGELGRGQWTFYGGHDPEGQRGFHRMPTDLNLHPHSPGYRLILNNVLFPSAKKKKRKT; encoded by the coding sequence ATGGACGACAAGCAAACCAATCACCTCAAAGCTTACGGGGTGGCTTATTGGGAACTGAAAGCCGACCGCGAAGTGAATTGGTTGCTCAACTACCGTGGCGGAAGTTTTATGATGAACTACTCAACCGTCCTTGAGCGTGAGTGTCGGCTGCGTGGGGTGTCGTATGAGGTCATTTCAGATGCCAATGCGAAGTCTATTTTAGCCCAAATTGCCCACCCTGATGTCAACATGGATGCCGTTAAACTTCACAAAGCTGCCCGAATTGTGGTATATAGCCCCATCAAAGTCAGCACTTCATCTTTTGAAGATACGGACGCTGTTTTGCTGGTGCTGAAGTACGCAGAAATTCCGTTTGAAATTGTCTATGACGAAGAAATCTTAAAAGGCGACCTCGCCAAATACGACTGGCTGCACCTTCACCATGAAGATTTTACGGGGCAATTTGGCCGAAACCGCCGCCGTATGACCGTTGCCGATGTGCAAGCCCAAGAAAATATTGCCAAAAAATACGGTTACAAAAAAGTATCACAGCTCAAGCTCGACGTTGCCCGAAGCATCAAAGGTTTTTGCGCGGGCGGTGGATATTTATTCGCCATGTGTTCGGGCGCAGAATCATTGGATGTTGCCCTCGCAGCCGAAGGAGTTGATATTGTTCCATCTATTTTTGACGGAGACGGCGTAGATCCCAAAGCCCAATCCAAGCTTGATTTTGGTAAAACAATTGCCTTTGAAAATTTTGTTCTGGAACTCAACAATGACGACGATTACCGAGGTGGCGGCATGTCGTTTTCTAGCATCAATTCCTCTTCAGGACAAGGCTGGGGCGACGAAACCACTAACTATTTTTCATTATTTGACTTTTCGGCCAAATGGGACGTGATTCCCTCCATGTTGGTTCAAAATCACGAAAACCTTATTCGCGAATTTTTTGGACAAACTACCGCTTTCAACAAAAAAACGGTCAAATCTAGTGCTTTGGTCATGGGACAAAGCAAATCGTCGGATCGTTATATTTATGGTGAATTAGGACGCGGGCAGTGGACTTTTTACGGCGGCCATGACCCCGAAGGACAACGCGGTTTTCATCGGATGCCGACCGACCTCAACCTCCACCCACATTCGCCTGGGTATCGGCTCATTCTCAATAATGTATTGTTTCCTTCGGCAAAAAAGAAAAAACGAAAAACCTAA
- a CDS encoding FKBP-type peptidyl-prolyl cis-trans isomerase translates to MKALFRLVGFLVVFALVVSCNREDLSGTEEQQIENYIKNNNLVVTEKTATGLRYILTKANPTGASIKSGQSVTVKYTGKLLTDRTFDAGTFSFFLGAGQVIEGFDEGIAKMKVGEKATLIFPSSLGYGSRGAGADIPGNSPLLFEIEVVSAK, encoded by the coding sequence ATGAAAGCATTATTTCGTTTGGTCGGTTTCTTGGTGGTTTTTGCCTTGGTTGTAAGTTGTAACCGTGAAGATTTATCAGGGACTGAAGAACAACAAATTGAGAATTACATCAAAAATAACAACTTGGTAGTCACAGAAAAGACGGCTACGGGACTGCGCTACATTTTAACCAAGGCCAATCCTACGGGGGCGAGTATTAAATCAGGGCAATCGGTAACTGTCAAATACACAGGAAAACTACTCACTGACCGTACCTTTGATGCGGGTACGTTTAGCTTTTTTTTAGGTGCTGGTCAGGTGATTGAGGGTTTTGATGAAGGCATTGCAAAAATGAAAGTTGGGGAAAAAGCAACGCTCATTTTTCCTTCTTCTTTGGGATATGGCTCAAGAGGAGCGGGGGCAGACATTCCAGGAAACTCACCACTTTTGTTTGAAATTGAAGTAGTTTCTGCCAAATAA
- a CDS encoding M43 family zinc metalloprotease → MIQSVRWVACWAFLWFSLGIFEASAQRCSAVQYDSVLAKRYPYWKLKRQMLEDSVQTFLRLPKRAARLGAVCSSIRIPVVVHVVHSTATGAIGGAGNGNISDEQIKEQIRILNEDYRRKAGTRGFNTNAVGADTGIEFYLANIDPDGKSTNGITRHYYAQKTNFDVFNDDQLLADITTQQKEWPTDRYLNIWVTRFANNYLGIAQFPSVTGVNGLDNSTELQVRTDGVFIDYRVFGIGATVTSRLYNLGRTTTHEVGHWLGLIHTWGDDNCGNDYCDDTPRCESGNQSTNCGPVFSFCSGVRTQNMTENYMDYSPDSCMNVFTKNQTERMMAVIEKSTRRNSLVKYWCSQLPFGNNLAIEIAPNPAQNVDVTYVRVTLKEFSTFTVELFTLSGQLLHQKTFENYPSWDVPISTVDIPPGTYLIRVKTKDETVTQRLVVIR, encoded by the coding sequence ATGATTCAAAGTGTACGGTGGGTTGCCTGTTGGGCCTTTTTGTGGTTTAGTTTAGGTATTTTTGAGGCAAGTGCGCAACGTTGCTCGGCAGTTCAGTACGATTCGGTATTGGCCAAACGGTATCCTTATTGGAAACTAAAACGCCAAATGCTCGAAGATTCTGTTCAAACTTTCTTGCGATTACCCAAGCGGGCGGCCCGTTTAGGAGCTGTTTGTTCATCCATACGGATTCCCGTTGTAGTGCACGTTGTACATTCAACAGCTACAGGTGCGATTGGGGGGGCAGGAAATGGCAATATTTCGGACGAGCAAATCAAAGAACAAATCAGAATACTCAACGAAGACTACCGCCGCAAAGCTGGTACGCGGGGCTTTAACACCAACGCCGTTGGAGCAGATACAGGCATCGAATTTTATTTGGCCAATATCGACCCCGATGGCAAATCAACCAACGGAATAACGCGTCATTATTATGCTCAAAAAACAAATTTTGACGTTTTTAATGATGACCAACTTTTGGCCGACATCACCACCCAACAAAAAGAATGGCCCACTGATCGCTATTTAAACATTTGGGTGACTCGGTTTGCCAATAATTACCTCGGAATTGCCCAATTTCCATCTGTTACGGGCGTCAATGGCCTCGATAACAGTACAGAACTACAAGTTCGTACCGACGGAGTCTTTATTGATTACCGCGTTTTTGGCATTGGCGCAACCGTTACCAGTCGTCTGTATAATTTGGGACGTACTACCACCCACGAAGTAGGTCACTGGCTGGGATTAATTCATACGTGGGGAGACGACAATTGTGGCAATGATTATTGTGACGACACCCCTCGTTGTGAAAGCGGCAACCAATCTACCAATTGCGGCCCCGTATTTTCTTTTTGTTCGGGTGTTCGTACCCAAAACATGACCGAAAACTACATGGATTATTCGCCTGATTCTTGCATGAATGTTTTCACCAAAAATCAGACAGAAAGAATGATGGCCGTCATTGAAAAATCAACCCGACGAAACAGTTTGGTAAAATATTGGTGCTCGCAACTCCCTTTTGGCAATAACCTCGCCATTGAGATTGCTCCCAATCCTGCCCAAAACGTTGATGTTACGTATGTGAGAGTTACTTTAAAAGAATTTAGTACGTTTACGGTTGAGTTGTTTACGCTAAGTGGTCAGCTCTTGCACCAAAAAACTTTTGAAAACTATCCGAGCTGGGATGTCCCCATTTCCACAGTAGATATACCACCAGGAACTTATTTGATACGGGTCAAAACCAAAGATGAGACCGTCACCCAACGCCTTGTTGTAATTCGATGA
- a CDS encoding vanadium-dependent haloperoxidase gives MLKKKALFVLVAGISFWMVSCKPKAKPEEYNAKAADPELYHKSVELLTEVIIHDIFKPPVASRIYAYSNLAGYEAMVPGYPAYESLGGKLNGFKTPLQPEAGKDYCFPLASTRAFLKVARTLTFSASFFDEYEKTFYKKYEAMGIPSDVIERSMAYGDSVAAHVIKYSTGDKYKQTRGVRFTVTNEPGTWVPTPPAYADACEPEWHKIRSLSLDSARQFSPPPPPMWTKNKNSKFWEETREVYEIGKKLSEEEKRIAWFWDDNPFVMNVVGHVMFANKKMTPGGHWLAIHSTVCRNQKVAFEKCVEGYSLTSIALLDGFIGCWEEKYRSRKVRPETVINSDIDPKWQPFLQTPPFPEYTSGHSTISAASAEVLSFIHGDNIAFTDSTEYKHGHGVLSFKSFREAALMASNSRLYGGIHYRSGCDEGNKAGTKIGQHVLSVAKTRK, from the coding sequence ATGCTGAAAAAGAAAGCTCTTTTTGTGTTAGTCGCTGGTATTTCTTTTTGGATGGTTTCGTGCAAGCCAAAAGCCAAACCCGAAGAGTATAATGCCAAAGCAGCTGATCCTGAATTATACCATAAATCGGTGGAATTGTTGACAGAGGTAATTATCCATGACATCTTCAAACCACCCGTTGCAAGTCGAATTTATGCGTATTCAAACTTGGCAGGCTATGAGGCCATGGTGCCAGGCTACCCTGCGTATGAATCGTTGGGTGGCAAATTAAACGGTTTTAAGACACCCCTACAACCAGAAGCAGGTAAAGACTATTGCTTTCCTTTGGCCAGCACCCGTGCTTTTTTGAAAGTAGCGAGAACCCTGACTTTTTCGGCTAGTTTTTTTGATGAATATGAAAAAACATTCTACAAAAAATACGAAGCTATGGGCATCCCATCAGACGTCATAGAGCGTTCGATGGCGTACGGCGACAGTGTGGCTGCGCACGTGATCAAGTACTCGACGGGTGATAAGTACAAACAGACCCGTGGGGTTCGTTTTACGGTAACAAATGAGCCAGGGACTTGGGTGCCAACTCCGCCAGCCTATGCCGATGCGTGTGAGCCCGAATGGCATAAAATCCGCTCATTGTCATTGGATTCGGCACGCCAATTTTCACCTCCGCCTCCTCCTATGTGGACAAAAAATAAAAACTCAAAGTTTTGGGAAGAAACGCGGGAGGTGTATGAGATTGGTAAAAAACTAAGCGAAGAAGAAAAACGGATTGCATGGTTTTGGGATGATAATCCATTTGTAATGAATGTCGTGGGGCACGTGATGTTTGCCAATAAAAAAATGACCCCTGGAGGACATTGGTTGGCCATACATTCAACCGTATGCCGTAACCAAAAAGTAGCTTTTGAAAAATGTGTCGAGGGATATTCACTTACATCCATTGCATTGTTAGACGGATTTATTGGTTGTTGGGAAGAAAAATACCGTAGTCGTAAAGTACGCCCAGAAACGGTTATTAACTCAGACATTGACCCAAAATGGCAACCATTTTTGCAAACCCCGCCTTTCCCCGAATATACCAGTGGACACAGTACGATTTCGGCAGCTTCGGCAGAGGTATTGTCGTTTATTCATGGTGATAATATTGCCTTTACTGATTCGACAGAATACAAACATGGTCATGGAGTCTTGTCATTTAAATCTTTTAGAGAGGCGGCTTTAATGGCAAGTAACAGCCGTCTTTACGGCGGAATACACTACCGTTCGGGTTGTGATGAAGGTAATAAAGCAGGAACCAAAATTGGCCAACATGTATTAAGCGTGGCTAAAACAAGAAAATAA
- a CDS encoding ComEC/Rec2 family competence protein, whose protein sequence is MNPLLRVTIAFVIGILVQHQWPLPTPMLWALGTLLGTLWFIGLARSHNRYLLGATTFGVFVYLGVLATSLKNETLAPIHLVHFRLDSIQAYRGQVITFPETRGKTHRAVLEVTHVKYNHHWRAAKGKIQTYIDKTTPRPAYGAELVVLGAPQQVAPPLNPNQFDFRQFLSHKQIYFQHYLRRTNFATTGENFSHWYTRWPYQLSQWSDDALKKLVPIEREYAVAKAMILGLRDDMDSELVQAYSAAGAVHVLSVSGFHIGVFVAIIAFLLQKLRTHRRGRWLYVGLTLGILWFYAILTGLSAPVVRSALMFSLFLLAEPLGKKPNGENALYGSALILLAYDPFLVFSVSFQLSYAALAGIIFWQPTIYQWVTAKDWFLDKLWAITAVALAAQLATFPLSVYYFHQFPTYFLVANPLVVALSTAMIPVALVALALSAVPFVAPIVGWILTGVTWLLNQSVVWIEQLPSATLTGITFSKLEIAIVYAIIGILAYCWYQKEAFLVKVALALSAILVVIQGIHLYENNTQKFFIVHDVPKQTVFSFIDGQRATLVADSSFFASNQQTFSFYLKNFYDIHGIREITNISLDKATNSGMVRPLPFGKLIVWKGQELIIAERPISTLPAHFTSPIIVRKGAIKSIQKNAYFEQIPLIFDSSVSSYYLKSLAQKSTSSLHSWYFTFQKGAYIRKI, encoded by the coding sequence ATGAATCCACTTTTGCGCGTCACGATTGCCTTTGTTATCGGTATATTAGTTCAACACCAGTGGCCACTGCCAACGCCTATGCTTTGGGCTTTGGGGACATTATTAGGCACTCTTTGGTTTATTGGTTTGGCTCGGTCACACAATCGTTACCTACTCGGCGCTACCACGTTTGGGGTATTTGTCTATTTGGGAGTGCTAGCGACCAGCTTAAAAAACGAAACCCTCGCCCCTATCCACCTTGTACATTTTCGTTTGGACAGTATTCAAGCTTATCGCGGACAAGTAATCACGTTTCCCGAAACGCGAGGTAAAACACACCGCGCAGTTTTGGAGGTAACACACGTTAAATACAACCATCATTGGCGAGCAGCGAAAGGAAAAATTCAAACATATATTGATAAGACAACCCCACGCCCTGCTTACGGCGCAGAGTTAGTTGTGCTTGGCGCACCTCAGCAAGTAGCGCCTCCTTTAAATCCAAATCAATTTGATTTTAGGCAATTTTTGTCGCATAAACAGATATACTTCCAACATTATTTACGCCGCACCAATTTTGCAACGACTGGTGAAAACTTCTCTCACTGGTACACCCGTTGGCCTTATCAATTAAGTCAATGGAGCGACGACGCTCTGAAGAAACTTGTTCCCATCGAGCGTGAATATGCCGTGGCGAAAGCCATGATTTTAGGACTTCGCGACGATATGGACTCCGAACTTGTGCAAGCCTATTCGGCAGCAGGGGCGGTTCATGTACTTTCGGTATCTGGCTTTCATATTGGTGTGTTTGTGGCTATTATTGCCTTTTTACTCCAAAAACTCAGAACCCACCGACGGGGACGTTGGCTATACGTTGGCTTAACTTTAGGAATACTTTGGTTTTATGCCATCCTTACTGGACTCTCAGCGCCTGTAGTTCGATCGGCATTAATGTTCAGTTTATTTCTTTTGGCCGAGCCACTTGGCAAGAAGCCAAACGGGGAAAATGCGCTTTATGGTTCTGCCTTGATTTTACTGGCTTACGACCCATTTTTGGTCTTTTCGGTCAGTTTTCAACTGTCTTATGCGGCGCTTGCGGGGATTATTTTCTGGCAGCCAACAATATACCAATGGGTTACGGCCAAAGATTGGTTTTTAGACAAACTTTGGGCAATCACCGCAGTCGCCCTTGCTGCTCAGTTGGCCACCTTTCCCCTGTCAGTTTATTATTTTCATCAATTTCCCACCTATTTTTTGGTGGCCAATCCCCTCGTTGTAGCGCTCTCTACCGCCATGATTCCCGTTGCGTTGGTGGCATTGGCGCTTTCCGCTGTGCCCTTTGTTGCTCCAATTGTCGGTTGGATTTTAACAGGAGTTACGTGGTTGCTCAACCAATCCGTGGTTTGGATTGAACAGCTTCCAAGCGCTACCCTCACTGGTATTACTTTTAGTAAATTGGAAATAGCGATTGTCTATGCTATTATTGGGATACTTGCTTATTGTTGGTATCAAAAAGAAGCGTTTTTGGTAAAGGTGGCCTTGGCACTGAGTGCCATTCTCGTTGTGATACAAGGCATTCATTTGTACGAAAACAACACCCAAAAGTTCTTCATTGTACACGACGTACCCAAACAAACGGTCTTCAGTTTCATTGATGGCCAACGAGCCACTCTCGTGGCTGATTCGTCGTTTTTTGCTTCCAATCAACAGACTTTTTCATTTTATCTTAAAAACTTTTATGACATCCACGGAATACGCGAAATCACAAACATTTCGTTGGATAAAGCCACCAATTCAGGAATGGTTCGCCCCCTTCCTTTTGGAAAACTTATTGTGTGGAAAGGTCAGGAATTAATCATTGCCGAACGGCCAATTTCTACGCTGCCCGCTCATTTTACCTCCCCCATCATCGTACGAAAAGGAGCCATCAAAAGCATTCAGAAAAACGCTTACTTTGAGCAAATCCCCCTCATTTTCGACAGCTCTGTCTCCTCTTATTACCTCAAATCTCTTGCCCAAAAGTCCACTTCCAGCCTTCATTCTTGGTATTTTACGTTTCAAAAAGGCGCTTATATCCGTAAAATTTAA